The Anas acuta chromosome 2, bAnaAcu1.1, whole genome shotgun sequence genome contains a region encoding:
- the LOC137852536 gene encoding microtubule nucleation factor SSNA1-like: MTQPGAILQGYNNELVKYIEDLCMQKEELNKQIQQAEEEKSKLQHEIQALNEQLEHVSENLDQKIALRNDLSKILNEAETAYMKILDSSRTLLNVLKKEVGDLKHTPELKSNVT; encoded by the coding sequence ATGACTCAGCCGGGAGCTATTCTTCAAGGTTACAATAATGAGCTGGTAAAATACATTGAAGACTTGTGTATGCAAAAAGAGGAGCTGAACAAACAAATCCagcaagcagaagaggaaaaaagtaagCTCCAGCATGAAATTCAAGCCCTGAATGAACAATTggagcatgtgtctgaaaaccTGGACCAGAAGATAGCTTTGCGGAATGATCTTAGCAAAATTCTTAACGAAGCTGAAACTGCTTACATGAAGATTTTGGATAGTTCTAGAACTTTGCTTAATGTCCTGAAGAAGGAGGTGGGAGACTTAAAGCATACCCCAGAACTGAAAAGTAATGTAACGTGA